Proteins co-encoded in one Candidatus Stoquefichus sp. SB1 genomic window:
- a CDS encoding LuxR C-terminal-related transcriptional regulator has protein sequence MERYINDDELIYMARCGSQAAEEILYQRYYRLVKRWIKPFCYHRIESWDDEDYLQFAMMMFSTIMDSYRIDQKTSLKTFMKQSLIRRILSLIRVGKDEALATSQLPVSLDCFIGDDERMRFEEIVGDPLKRDYPDLVLRIKETETCYDSEVYKRTSLREREVMAYKKAGYDEKEIANRLDISIKSVYNAVYRYHQKMLAIDELK, from the coding sequence GTGGAGCGTTACATAAATGATGATGAATTGATCTATATGGCTCGCTGTGGAAGTCAGGCGGCAGAAGAAATTTTATATCAGCGTTATTATCGTTTGGTGAAGAGATGGATTAAACCGTTTTGTTATCACCGTATTGAAAGTTGGGATGATGAAGATTATCTACAATTTGCTATGATGATGTTTTCAACAATTATGGATAGTTATCGTATTGATCAAAAAACGAGCTTAAAAACTTTTATGAAACAATCTTTAATAAGACGCATTTTAAGTTTGATTAGAGTCGGTAAAGATGAAGCTCTAGCAACCTCACAATTGCCAGTTTCTTTGGATTGTTTTATTGGAGATGATGAAAGAATGCGTTTTGAAGAGATTGTGGGCGATCCACTCAAACGTGATTACCCAGATTTGGTTTTAAGAATAAAAGAAACAGAGACTTGTTATGATAGTGAGGTTTATAAAAGAACTTCACTTCGAGAACGTGAAGTGATGGCCTATAAAAAAGCGGGCTATGATGAAAAAGAAATTGCAAATAGACTGGATATTTCAATTAAAAGTGTGTATAATGCAGTTTATCGTTATCATCAAAAGATGCTTGCCATTGACGAGTTAAAATAA
- the rpmG gene encoding 50S ribosomal protein L33: MKQKVILVCTECLSRNYSVTKNKRVNVERLELRKYCKKCGKHTLHKETK, encoded by the coding sequence ATGAAACAAAAAGTCATTTTAGTATGTACAGAATGTTTATCACGTAATTATTCAGTCACAAAAAATAAACGTGTAAATGTTGAAAGATTAGAGCTTAGAAAGTATTGTAAAAAGTGTGGAAAACACACTCTACATAAAGAAACAAAATAG
- the secE gene encoding preprotein translocase subunit SecE, with product MKIKEWCTLQGVRAEIKNIHWLTKKELAYNSMIVLVFCFLFGVYFYGSDAIIAIILKALGMN from the coding sequence ATGAAGATCAAAGAATGGTGTACACTTCAGGGTGTACGTGCTGAAATCAAGAATATTCATTGGTTGACAAAAAAAGAATTAGCATATAATTCAATGATTGTTTTGGTTTTCTGTTTTTTATTTGGAGTTTACTTTTACGGTAGCGATGCCATCATCGCAATTATATTAAAAGCATTGGGGATGAATTAG
- the nusG gene encoding transcription termination/antitermination protein NusG — translation MPGMNEEGRRWYVVNTYSGHENKVKENLEKRVESMGLQDCLFNIVIPEHVETEIKDGKKINKTKNMFPGYVLVEMIMTDEAWYVVRNTSGVTGFIGSSGGGAKPFPLQNHEIDPILKKMGIQTSKIEVNFEVGDEVKVLSGPFAGKQGKVESIDQEKEVATVLVDFLGNSTPMEVELIQLEKADL, via the coding sequence ATGCCAGGAATGAATGAAGAAGGTAGACGTTGGTATGTTGTCAATACATACTCAGGTCATGAAAACAAAGTTAAAGAAAATTTAGAGAAACGTGTTGAATCAATGGGGTTACAAGATTGCTTATTTAATATTGTGATTCCTGAACATGTTGAAACAGAAATAAAAGATGGTAAGAAAATCAATAAAACAAAGAATATGTTTCCTGGTTATGTTCTTGTAGAGATGATTATGACTGATGAAGCGTGGTATGTTGTTCGTAATACCTCAGGAGTTACAGGATTTATTGGTTCTTCAGGTGGAGGTGCAAAACCTTTCCCATTACAGAATCATGAAATTGATCCTATTTTGAAAAAGATGGGTATCCAAACTTCTAAAATTGAAGTGAATTTTGAAGTAGGAGATGAAGTGAAAGTTTTATCTGGACCATTTGCAGGTAAACAGGGAAAAGTTGAATCAATTGACCAAGAAAAAGAAGTTGCAACTGTTTTGGTTGATTTCTTGGGAAATTCAACACCAATGGAAGTTGAATTAATTCAATTAGAAAAAGCAGATTTATAA
- the rplK gene encoding 50S ribosomal protein L11, giving the protein MSKKVVRVMKIQFPAGGAKPGPALAGAGIQMPKFCTAFNDQTKDRMGETVPVVLTIYEDKSFDFVLKTAPTAEMIKKACGIKKAASDAKQTVATLSADKLKEIAEYKLKDLNANDLEGAMKIVAGTARNMGVKVEGLDA; this is encoded by the coding sequence GTGAGCAAGAAAGTCGTAAGAGTTATGAAAATTCAATTCCCAGCTGGTGGGGCAAAACCAGGTCCAGCATTAGCAGGTGCTGGTATTCAAATGCCAAAGTTCTGTACAGCTTTCAATGATCAAACAAAAGATCGTATGGGAGAAACTGTACCAGTTGTTTTGACAATTTATGAAGATAAGAGTTTTGATTTTGTATTAAAGACTGCTCCAACTGCTGAAATGATTAAAAAAGCATGTGGAATTAAAAAAGCTGCTTCTGATGCTAAACAAACAGTTGCAACTTTATCAGCTGATAAATTAAAAGAAATCGCTGAATACAAATTAAAAGATCTTAATGCAAATGATTTAGAAGGTGCAATGAAAATTGTTGCTGGTACTGCTCGTAATATGGGTGTAAAAGTTGAAGGCTTAGATGCCTAA
- the rplA gene encoding 50S ribosomal protein L1 produces the protein MAKKGKRYQEAAALIEKGKAYPIEEAVALVKKTSNLKFDASVDVVFKLGLDTRHADQQLRGAVVLPHGTGKTKKVLVITQGAKVEEAKAAGADIVGGKEILEDIQKGWLDFEVMIATPDMMAELGKLGRILGPKGLMPNPKTGTVTMDVAKAVQETKAGKVTYRTDKDGNVHMPIGKVSFDDEKLAENFRTVFDLLVKSKPASAKGTYMKNVVISTTMGPSVKVQG, from the coding sequence ATGGCTAAAAAAGGTAAAAGATATCAAGAAGCCGCTGCTCTTATTGAAAAAGGTAAAGCTTACCCAATTGAAGAAGCAGTTGCTTTAGTAAAGAAAACAAGTAATTTAAAATTTGATGCAAGTGTTGATGTTGTCTTTAAATTAGGATTAGACACAAGACATGCTGATCAACAATTACGTGGTGCTGTTGTATTACCACACGGTACTGGTAAAACAAAAAAAGTATTAGTTATCACTCAAGGAGCTAAAGTTGAAGAAGCAAAAGCTGCTGGAGCTGATATTGTTGGTGGAAAAGAAATCTTAGAAGATATCCAAAAAGGATGGTTGGATTTCGAAGTTATGATTGCTACACCAGATATGATGGCTGAATTAGGAAAATTAGGACGTATTTTAGGACCTAAAGGTTTAATGCCTAACCCTAAAACAGGAACTGTAACTATGGATGTTGCAAAAGCTGTTCAAGAAACAAAAGCTGGTAAAGTGACTTATCGTACTGACAAAGATGGTAATGTTCATATGCCAATTGGTAAAGTATCATTTGATGATGAAAAATTAGCTGAAAACTTCAGAACAGTATTTGATTTATTAGTAAAATCAAAACCAGCTTCTGCTAAAGGAACTTATATGAAAAACGTTGTGATCTCAACGACTATGGGACCAAGCGTAAAAGTTCAAGGATAA
- the rplJ gene encoding 50S ribosomal protein L10 has protein sequence MSKEILEAKQQVVAEIAENLKNSQSTVIVEYRGLTVADVTELRRTLRAENVGFKVYKNKLVQRATEEAGMSELNEYLVGPNAIAFGHEDAVAPARILAEFAKKHEALQIKAGYVEGKFLPQEEVMAVAKLPNREGMYSMLLACMKEPVAKVARVIQAVADAQGGDAAEAAQ, from the coding sequence ATGTCAAAAGAAATTTTAGAGGCAAAACAACAAGTTGTAGCTGAAATTGCTGAAAACTTAAAAAATTCACAATCAACTGTTATTGTTGAATATCGTGGATTAACTGTTGCTGATGTTACTGAATTACGTAGAACTTTAAGAGCAGAAAATGTTGGATTTAAAGTTTACAAAAACAAATTAGTACAAAGAGCTACAGAAGAAGCAGGAATGAGCGAACTTAATGAATATCTTGTTGGTCCTAACGCAATTGCTTTTGGGCATGAAGATGCAGTGGCTCCTGCTAGAATTTTAGCAGAGTTCGCAAAAAAACACGAAGCTTTACAAATTAAAGCTGGTTATGTTGAAGGTAAATTCTTACCTCAAGAAGAAGTTATGGCAGTAGCAAAATTACCTAATCGTGAAGGTATGTACTCAATGTTACTTGCATGTATGAAAGAACCAGTTGCAAAAGTGGCAAGAGTTATTCAAGCTGTTGCTGATGCACAAGGTGGAGACGCAGCTGAAGCTGCACAATAG
- the rplL gene encoding 50S ribosomal protein L7/L12: MAKLTHEDILAYLEEATILELNDLVKAIEEKFDVTAAAPVAVVASDAGAEAAAPANVTVTLTDVGATKVAVIKAVREITGLGLVEAKGLVDKTPAEIKKDVPAEEGAKIKEQLEAAGATVEVK, from the coding sequence ATGGCAAAATTAACACATGAAGATATCTTAGCTTACTTAGAAGAAGCTACAATTTTAGAATTAAATGATTTAGTAAAAGCAATTGAAGAAAAATTTGATGTAACTGCTGCTGCACCTGTAGCTGTAGTTGCTAGTGATGCTGGAGCAGAAGCTGCTGCACCTGCTAATGTAACTGTTACATTAACTGATGTTGGAGCTACTAAAGTTGCAGTTATCAAAGCTGTAAGAGAAATCACAGGTTTAGGATTAGTTGAAGCTAAAGGTTTAGTTGACAAAACACCTGCTGAAATCAAAAAAGATGTTCCTGCTGAAGAAGGAGCTAAGATTAAAGAACAATTAGAAGCTGCTGGAGCAACTGTAGAAGTTAAATAA
- a CDS encoding class I SAM-dependent methyltransferase, translated as MAHYYTNNVDLKSQETHIPFLYRKHQLTFISDFGVFSKERVDYGSRVLLESINISQQQLTLLDVGCGYGTLGIALKKEYPWLNVQMVDVNERAIHLAKESAKYNGVDDVSIYLSHCYENVHDSFDVIVSNPPIRAGKKVVFEILEKAYDHLNPDGELIVVIQKKQGAPSAKKKMEDVFGNCEILKRDKGYFVLKAVK; from the coding sequence ATGGCACACTATTATACAAATAATGTCGATTTAAAATCTCAAGAAACACATATTCCTTTTCTTTATCGAAAACATCAATTGACTTTCATAAGTGATTTTGGTGTTTTCTCTAAGGAACGGGTAGATTATGGATCACGTGTTCTTCTAGAAAGCATAAATATATCTCAGCAACAATTAACATTATTAGATGTTGGATGTGGATATGGAACATTGGGAATTGCTTTAAAAAAAGAATATCCTTGGCTAAATGTTCAGATGGTTGATGTGAATGAGAGAGCTATTCATCTTGCTAAAGAATCCGCAAAATATAATGGAGTAGATGATGTAAGTATTTATTTAAGCCATTGTTATGAAAATGTTCATGATTCATTTGATGTGATTGTTTCTAATCCGCCTATTAGAGCGGGGAAGAAAGTTGTTTTTGAAATTTTAGAAAAGGCATATGATCATTTGAATCCTGATGGTGAATTAATTGTTGTGATTCAAAAAAAGCAAGGAGCACCTTCAGCGAAAAAGAAGATGGAAGATGTTTTTGGAAATTGTGAGATTTTAAAGAGAGATAAAGGCTATTTTGTTTTAAAAGCCGTGAAATAA
- the rpoB gene encoding DNA-directed RNA polymerase subunit beta translates to MEKNVTQVKSRINRRNYSRISGSLELPNLVEIQTNSYDWFKNEGIKEVFNDVYPISNFNETLTLEFVDCRFDEPKYSVDEAKDRDANYSAPIRATLRLVNNGTGEIKENEVFMGDFPLMTDSGTFIINGAERVIVSQLVRSPGAYFADAMDKSGKTVFTGSVIPSRGTWLEFENDAKDVLNVRIDRTRKIPGTILLRALGLSSDEEIIEVLGDHEFIRNTLAKDTTHNTDEALIEIYNKLRPGEPATLEGANTLLFAKFFDAKRYDLARAGRFKLGKKLSLLDRITNRVLAEDVKDVDGHVVMSEGTLLTKDKVDILAPVFAAGAHCVDVKTNDFLESHGRIQVIEVYVDESKSKKMKVVGTDLSLDCKFITISDMLAAYSYMLNLVDIYDSLDLASDDRVNLMSRIGLLDDIDHLGNRRVRSVGELIQNQFRIGLSRMERVVKERMSLSEVDSVTPQSLTNIRPLTAAMKEFFSSSQLSQFMDQINPLAELTNKRRLSALGPGGLSRDRAGYEVRDVHASHYGRICPIETPEGPNIGLISTLASYAKINKYGFIETPYRKVNDSIIDESDVRYLTADEEKNYIIAQAKVKIGENGEILDEQVIARHLGENIMAKPSEVDFIDISPKQIVSVATSCIPFLENDDATRALMGANMQRQAVPLLKPHTPFVGTGMEYQAARDSGAAVVAKKDGIVTYVDAKKIIVEEDTGPHRYRLTKFAISNAGTCINHRPIVKTGDKVLKGQILADGPSMEQGELALGQNVLVGFMTWNGYNYEDAVIMSERLVKEDVYTSVHIEEYSIECRDTKLGPEEITRDIPNVGEEARKNLNSEGIIMIGAEVKEGDILVGKVTPKGQAELSAEEKLLLAIFGEKSREVKDNSLRVPHGGAGIVHDIKVFERKKGDELQPGVNKVVKVYIVQKRKISEGDKMAGRHGNKGVISKILPIEDMPHLEDGTVLDIMLNPLGVPSRMNIGQVLELHLGYAARELGMYFATPAFDGINAKDLENIMKEAGMPVDGKQPVISGRTGEYFDSKVSVGVMYMIKLAHMVDDKLHARSVGPYSLVTQQPLGGKAQNGGQRFGEMEVWALEAYGAAYTLREILTVKSDDVVGRVKTYEAIVKGQKLPEPGLPESFRVLKKELQALALDIQMLDEEGHELDERKIEDEERRFPTSIDTTPEPEEATQEVVEEEVEGDFTEEDESFDDLDSVIDDLFTDDEEESNEE, encoded by the coding sequence TTGGAAAAGAATGTAACTCAAGTAAAAAGTCGTATTAATCGTCGCAATTATTCGAGAATTAGTGGTTCTTTAGAATTACCTAATTTGGTAGAAATTCAGACAAATTCTTATGATTGGTTTAAGAATGAGGGAATTAAAGAAGTTTTTAATGATGTTTATCCAATTAGCAATTTCAATGAAACATTAACTTTGGAATTTGTTGATTGCCGTTTTGATGAGCCAAAATATTCAGTGGATGAAGCAAAGGATAGAGATGCTAACTACTCAGCACCAATTCGTGCGACTCTTCGTTTGGTTAATAACGGAACAGGAGAAATTAAAGAAAATGAAGTATTTATGGGTGATTTCCCATTAATGACAGATTCAGGAACTTTTATTATCAATGGTGCAGAACGTGTTATTGTTTCACAATTAGTACGTTCACCAGGAGCCTATTTTGCTGATGCAATGGATAAAAGTGGGAAAACTGTGTTTACAGGAAGTGTTATTCCTTCAAGAGGAACATGGTTAGAATTTGAAAATGATGCAAAAGATGTTTTAAATGTACGTATTGACCGTACACGTAAGATTCCTGGAACAATTCTTTTGCGTGCTTTAGGATTAAGCAGTGATGAAGAAATTATTGAAGTTTTAGGTGATCATGAGTTTATCAGAAATACCTTAGCAAAAGATACAACTCATAACACTGATGAAGCATTAATTGAAATTTATAACAAATTAAGACCTGGTGAACCAGCAACATTAGAGGGTGCAAATACGCTATTATTTGCAAAGTTTTTTGATGCTAAAAGATATGATCTTGCGCGTGCTGGACGTTTTAAGCTAGGTAAAAAATTAAGTTTATTAGATCGTATTACAAATCGTGTTTTGGCTGAGGATGTTAAGGATGTAGATGGTCACGTTGTGATGAGTGAAGGAACTTTATTAACAAAAGATAAAGTTGACATTTTAGCACCAGTTTTTGCAGCGGGAGCACATTGTGTTGATGTTAAAACAAATGATTTCTTAGAGTCTCATGGAAGAATTCAAGTGATTGAAGTCTATGTAGATGAGTCTAAATCAAAGAAAATGAAAGTTGTGGGAACGGATTTATCATTGGATTGTAAATTTATTACAATTTCAGATATGTTAGCAGCTTATTCATATATGCTTAATCTTGTTGATATTTATGATTCATTGGATTTAGCGAGTGACGATAGAGTCAATTTAATGAGCCGTATTGGTTTATTAGATGATATTGATCATTTAGGAAATAGACGTGTTCGTTCTGTTGGTGAGTTAATTCAAAATCAATTTAGAATTGGTTTATCAAGAATGGAAAGAGTTGTTAAAGAAAGAATGTCATTATCAGAAGTTGATAGTGTAACACCACAATCATTAACAAACATTCGTCCTTTAACAGCGGCTATGAAAGAGTTCTTTTCATCTTCACAATTATCTCAGTTTATGGATCAAATCAATCCATTAGCTGAGTTAACAAATAAACGTCGTTTATCTGCATTAGGTCCTGGTGGTTTATCAAGAGATCGTGCTGGATATGAAGTCCGTGATGTCCATGCATCTCACTATGGACGTATTTGTCCAATTGAAACACCTGAAGGTCCTAACATCGGGCTGATTTCAACATTGGCTTCTTATGCAAAAATAAATAAATATGGATTTATTGAAACACCTTATCGTAAAGTTAACGATAGTATTATTGACGAAAGTGATGTACGTTATTTAACAGCTGATGAGGAAAAGAATTATATTATTGCCCAAGCAAAGGTGAAAATTGGGGAAAATGGAGAAATCTTAGATGAACAGGTTATTGCTCGTCATTTAGGTGAAAACATTATGGCTAAGCCTAGTGAAGTTGATTTTATTGACATTTCTCCAAAACAGATCGTTTCAGTTGCAACTTCATGTATTCCATTCTTGGAAAACGATGATGCGACACGTGCCTTAATGGGTGCCAACATGCAACGTCAGGCAGTTCCATTATTAAAACCACATACACCATTTGTTGGAACAGGTATGGAATATCAGGCTGCAAGAGATTCAGGAGCAGCAGTTGTTGCTAAAAAAGATGGTATTGTCACATATGTTGATGCAAAGAAAATTATCGTTGAAGAAGATACTGGACCACATCGTTATCGTTTGACTAAATTTGCGATTTCAAATGCTGGAACATGTATTAATCATCGACCAATTGTTAAAACTGGTGATAAGGTATTGAAAGGTCAGATTCTTGCTGATGGTCCATCTATGGAACAGGGAGAATTAGCATTAGGTCAAAACGTTTTAGTTGGTTTCATGACATGGAATGGATATAATTATGAAGATGCTGTTATCATGTCTGAAAGATTAGTTAAAGAAGATGTTTATACATCTGTTCATATTGAAGAATATAGTATTGAATGTCGTGATACAAAGTTAGGCCCAGAAGAAATCACAAGAGATATTCCTAACGTTGGTGAAGAAGCTCGTAAAAATCTTAATAGTGAAGGTATTATTATGATTGGGGCTGAGGTAAAAGAAGGAGATATCTTAGTTGGTAAGGTGACTCCAAAAGGACAAGCGGAATTATCTGCAGAAGAAAAATTGTTATTGGCAATCTTTGGTGAAAAGTCAAGAGAAGTCAAAGATAATTCATTAAGAGTTCCACATGGTGGTGCTGGTATTGTTCATGATATTAAAGTGTTTGAAAGAAAAAAAGGTGATGAATTACAGCCAGGTGTTAATAAGGTTGTAAAAGTCTACATCGTTCAAAAACGTAAAATCTCTGAAGGGGATAAAATGGCTGGTCGTCATGGTAATAAAGGGGTTATCTCTAAAATATTACCAATCGAAGATATGCCTCATTTAGAAGATGGAACTGTTTTGGATATTATGTTAAATCCATTAGGGGTACCATCTCGTATGAACATTGGACAAGTTCTTGAGTTGCATTTAGGTTATGCAGCAAGAGAATTAGGAATGTATTTTGCAACACCTGCCTTTGATGGTATTAATGCCAAAGATTTGGAAAACATCATGAAAGAAGCAGGAATGCCAGTGGATGGAAAACAACCTGTTATTTCTGGTCGTACTGGTGAATATTTTGATTCTAAGGTTTCTGTTGGTGTTATGTATATGATTAAATTGGCTCACATGGTTGATGATAAATTACATGCAAGATCAGTTGGACCATACTCATTAGTTACACAACAGCCACTTGGTGGTAAAGCTCAAAATGGTGGGCAAAGATTTGGAGAAATGGAAGTTTGGGCTCTTGAAGCATATGGTGCTGCTTACACATTACGCGAAATCTTGACTGTGAAGTCAGATGATGTTGTTGGACGTGTGAAAACATATGAAGCCATTGTCAAGGGACAAAAATTACCAGAACCAGGATTACCAGAATCATTTAGAGTTTTAAAGAAAGAATTACAAGCCTTAGCATTAGACATTCAAATGTTAGATGAAGAAGGTCATGAATTAGATGAAAGAAAGATTGAAGATGAAGAACGTCGTTTCCCTACTTCAATTGATACAACTCCAGAACCTGAAGAAGCAACTCAAGAAGTTGTGGAAGAAGAGGTTGAAGGAGATTTCACTGAAGAAGATGAATCATTTGATGATTTAGATTCAGTCATCGATGATCTCTTTACTGATGATGAAGAAGAAAGTAACGAAGAATAG